The window AATGGAGCAGCAGCGCAGCAAACACAATGTTTAAAGCTGGACTTCTGTGATGGCTATATCTGTGTGCTCACTCACACACGCtcacatcagaaaacactttgCTCCTTTGCTGCTTTCCCTCCATCCCGGCCTGCTTCATGGTTCCTGGTCCATGACACCCACAGCATCTGTTGTTACGTGGAGCTCAGTAAGCTCTGTCATACATCACATTTTGTTCAGGTGGTCTCAGGTCTGTTTTTAGCCGTAGTTCAGCGCTGATTGAGCTGTCGACGTGGTCAATAGGGGGAGAACAGAACCGGCGTGTGTGCTGAACAGATGGGTCCAGGGGCCGGATGCAGCAGCGCCTGGGGTGGGAGGGGCTGACTCTGAAACAGGGCGGGGCTCGAGGTGGAGGCAGGGCGGAGGGGAAAGGAGGGCAGCGATGCCATGGCGGCAGCAACGGAGAGTTGACGCTGTAGGAGGCAAGAGGCCAGCGGTTTGTTCAGGTCCTGGTTCTTCTGTAGAGCCAGACGGATCTGAGGAGGACACGACAGACAAGGTTCAATCAGGGGTTATCTCTGTTGAGTAGGAAACCAGACAAGGACAAGGAGATAAAGTCTGGCCAACAGAAGCACAAACTGTACGAGTTACTGCCAAACAATCTTATCATGAATCTGACCTCCTTTTAACCCTTTAATGTCATAGGATTGGAACAAATTCACTGACTGGAAGTAGGGATCAGAGCTTTCTGGGAGAGGCTCTGtacagacaacaaacacaatgatGAGGGATGAACATAAAGAGGACTCACCGCCTGGAAACTCTGGTGGCGCTGGGTGGGAGTGTAGGGGCAGAACTTGGGCTTGGCTGGTTTacctgctgctctgtccttgtgtctcctgctgctgatgtgctgcagtagaggagagaaacagacaaacacaccgGAAAAATATAAATCCATTCAGACGCaggcagcagcacaaagacGAAGCGGACAAAGAGAGTTGCTCAGAGATTTGAATAATCAGTGAAGAGGAAATTAAAGGAATCCTGATCAAAGCTCCTACTTAGACCATTCAGGATGCAAAGTGTTGATATTTTCGCTGCCTCTGACTTTGAGATTCAAAATATTCATTAGGGGCGGGTTTGGAAATCTTTTGGATTTGATTGACAAGCGCAAACAGATGGCTACGTCCGGCCCGGCACACAGTCAGCGGTGAGCTGCTAAATATTCATGAGCACCTGGCCAAAGTTAACTTTTAAATAGTCAGTTGTGAAGACCAACGCTGTGAATGCATGTCACGAACAGAGACGCTAACACCACACTCAGATGCTCGCTGAAATAGACTCGGCTTCGCAGCTTTGCGCTCATTATCCTGAGGGATTCATGATTTTAGCTCACCTGCAGCAACAGGTGTGAGACATTTGCGCTGTGATTAGAATAAAATATGCATGATCCTGAATGGCTCGTTCTGCATCGCATGATGGATGGAGCGATGATGGCTGTGCTCAGCTCGACAGCGTGACAGACGTTTGCATGCCTCACATTAATGAGAGGAACTAACCAGTAACGGCTGTGAGGAGCCAGTTTCTTGTGTCACCTACCAAGTTAGAGTTACTTTTTTGGTTTGGAACTTCTTACAATAGACTGTGTTTCCTCGGGGCCCCTTGTCATGTTTGAGATGTTTATGAGTTGTTAGCAGTCCTGCCAGAGAGTGATTTCCCCTCTTAACTTCtcacatggtttcatttaaataactgttCAAGGCCCAAAGATGTTAAACTATGCTtcaatgaaagtaaaaaaaataaaataagtccAAATTCTTGAAGCAGAACTTTGTTTTTCGTCTGTATGctcccattaatcatctcatAACTCCTTTATGTGGGGAGGGGCCTAACCCATAGTTTGGGATCAACTGTACTAATCTACCAACTACACATTCACATATAATGTCAATAATGTcagatataataatatatttcagtcattgcatttcattgtttgttaacagtcaaataactaatTCATATTGAAGACAATCTATGTATTAAGTTTAtggatttttaaatttttgtactttatatctatattttttttttgtctttttatatcTTAAATCATTTTCCCGTTTAAATAGTTTAATTATatggttttatttcatgttctgCTACTCAGAGGCCCAAATTTGTTGAAGTGCCTTGTTGTTTGTAATTACCTTGTTCAATAAAGCATTTTTTAGTGAGGTGTTGTTATGCATATTCACAAGCTTGTTCCAAAGTCGGATCATCTGAAATTCATGTCTCACATTTTGGTGTCAACGTCCCATATCTCCAGTGACGCCTAAAACTAAACTGGTCTAAACTTatctctgtatttgtgtgttagtgtgttaatgtgtatcACAACTAACCAGTCATTTTCAGCCACTGACCTGTTTGAGCTGAGTCTCGGAGTTGACGTGCACATCGCAGATCTCACAATGGAAAGTCTTGTACTGGAGTCCTGTCGATGCCTCAGACGGTGGGGCCAACTTGGCCTTGACCCCTGTCCTCGGGAAGGACTTGATGGCTCCGTCACCGCTCCTTGCCTCCAGCATTGTCTTGTGCTTAGTGCCTGAGCAGACATAGAGTCACGTCAGCAGAGTGTCACACAACACAGCAGGAGAAGCTTGACGACAGCTTGGCTTCGCCTACAGTCTCTCACCGCTATTGTGGGCCTGCAGCTGGGAGGCCGAGTTGACGGCAACCTTGCAGAGGGAGCAGTAGAGAAGACGTATggctttctcttcttctgtttcccCCTCTGGTGCCACCTCcgcctctccgtctctctgcgTATCTGTGTCTGGTGTCCTCGGGTCAGGTAACAGGGAGGGGTCGGAGGGTGCTGTCACCGTTTCAGAGAGGCCGCTGCCCGACGGTGCCGCCTCTGAGGTTGGGTTAGGGGCTGAGGGTtctgaagaaacagaaaagttCAACTTCAACATTTTGCTACTTCTATGAAATTCCTCAACTCTTGCTGCTTACAATAAGAAGCACCAATTTCGTGACATGCTCGAAGACAGATATAAAAACTCACCAGGCTACAGGTGATTATGAGCTCTATCAACTCCCTAATCGCACTAATAATCAATGATTTCCCCTGGGAGCCTCCTCCCAGCACTAAAACTGAACAGTTTTGTACAGAGATGATTCGCCTCTATTATCTTCTGTGCGACTGACTTGAAGAGGTTCCCTGGAGGAGCGCGTGCTGATATAAGGATTCACTCTTTGCTAATAACAATGATTAGCCCTGCTTTACTGAGTGGGTGTCTGTTACCATTGATTCCCCACTCTTAGAGGCCAATGAGGTTGTTTGCTGAAGTAATCTTCAGAGGGCTCTCCCGCCGTCTCATCCACTTTGCTGAAGCTACCTCCAAACTGGAAATGATCACTCGTTCTTTCTCCCTCGCAAACAAACTCTCATATCGGCCATGTCGAGTGCAATTCTccaatctttttttctctctagcTTGCagcaaaatgtattattttcagTCCTCAGCGCCCACACGCATGCAAAAGTAGCACATTAGGGCTGGCACACGTATATACACATGTCGGAAAGCAATCgtcctgcacaaacacacgctaTACAGATCATATTCAAAGCATTTTCTCTGTGCGTTTGATCTCCCGGGGCCACTGAGGAGGTCAGTAGATGTAGACATGAAGAAGGAGCAGAAGATAATGCCCAACCTTTAATCTCTTCACTGTGAAACCCGAAGCAGCAGGAGGTTTATCACATCAAAGAGTTAAAGTCGTGACTGGGAAAGGAAGGTTTGAGCCGTACATTCATATATCTACCGCTGTCTTATATTTgatgtctgcacacacacgcacacacacacacacagggggagTATGCGtgcctgcagagacacacacctcCTGATGCTGTGTCGGAGCTGGAGGGCTGCGAGCAGGGAGACGAGAGGATTTGCGATGCGGTTTCCTTGGCGACTGGTTCAGAGGTCCTGATCTTTGAATCTGGGGCGTCCAGAGCTTTCAGCCTTTTTGCGTGTTTGGTGCCACTATAATGGGAGGAAGCCTGCGCCTGTGTACACAACAGCAAACGAGATGATATGAACGGACTGGACACAATTATTTAGCAATGCGAATCTCACCATGTTTTTATTCTAAGCAACAACACATGACTGGAATAACAAAGTTTTCGTGGCTGCTATCACTCCCACATTGATTGGCAGATGTGTTAATATACAGACAAGCAACAAGTAAATCACACATTCCTCGTTGAAATGCATGCTTACAGCAGTTTCAAGCAGCCCTCTTTTGCATTTACATATTCTTTGTTTTCCATCTATTCTTTCTGACAGTGATTCTTGTGCATCGCATGCTCAGTTCAGCACAAATTAGCACTTGATTATGAGTCATTCTTTaagcacattaaaaacaaacaaaacaaatatgaaagCTCTGCATAATCAAACATAGATGCGCACATTTCACCCGATAATTCTTCAAACCAGGAAAACAGCCAAATAACAAGGGCAGGACTCCTAAGCCAGATCAACTGTCATGcaagggtgtgtgtgagaacaaAAATGCCCTCCaagaaaagcaatttaaagcGTGTGTTTCTCACAGGACAACACCCACATCAGAGTTGAACCTCAGTCGACAGACGCTGCAGGAGCTGGCCTTCCTCTTCAGCTGCGAGGTTAGCCCGAAGGCCGGGCCGATTAGAGCTTTATGGACGTGATCCATCTGCGACAGAGGAGAGGCGTGGCGTTTAAGTCAGGACTTGTTTATGATTGTGAAAGACAAGAGTGTAGGTAGGAGTCAAAGTGGTCAGCTGAGGTGTAAATGACATGCTGTCTGCAAGGTAatgtgctcctttaaagaaaacaaagatttatTAAAGCTCAGGTTAGTTTATCTGGCACCCAGTCGTGTATgaacacaacagcagacagacacatcattCACTGGAGACAACATGACAACATTAAGAGTGTGTAAGGACATGCCTTGCAACAAAGAGAGGCTACACCTTGAATAACCTCAACGGGTTTATTAGTGTCACTCCACCTAAAATGCTTTGTCTGATGCTGGTGGCATTCAAAGTCAGAGGAGGCATTCTCAGAATGTCAATTAATTCAAGTTACATGTTTCAAAACGTTTACACAAACCTGTCAAACCACGCTTGCAGCTAGTCCAACCCATCAGCATGTTCCAAACAAGCATAACTGTTTATAGATTGAACTCTTCCATTTCAATTTCTATCAAGCTTGTGAGCATCAGTCTGTTCATTGGTTAGAAAAgcaccaacaaaacaaaacagtcactACTTGTTGACTGACTGTCTAACTTGATGCTGTACTTCCTAAACAAAATGCAGCGTAACTGAATAGCATTATGCAGTGTAGGCACCAAATAAAGGTGGGGTAATGCCATCCACctttaacatttataaatgtaatttctgccactagtgGTCTttaacacccagagtcacatcggattctgctctgaccTGGAGCTGTTTacagatgggaggagagctcagagagtactttttaacttttgggattaaaaagtggatttatcttcactcctgtctaTCAACTTGCCTGCAGCAGCGATCCATGGAGGTGACCACCACCGTCGtgtgtaatgttgactgctgactggaaaTGTAATGGAACGTAATGTAatagagaggagaggggaaaagaacagagagagagctgaaatctctggtgagtgctgagttcagtggATGCCATGCGCACCCTCCGTGTGAGAAAAAACATAGTCAAACTCACTTTGCTGGCGGTGAACACAACATTAAACCGCCACCGTTGCTGATGACAATCTATCTGATATGACTCAGGACACATGTTCAAGGATGCGATAATGATAAAGTTTTATTCGTGCTACGTTCAGTCTTGTCTGCTGACTTCCTTCCACAGGCGACCAAATTACACGCATCGTTACTTTCACTAAAATTGTGGATTTGGGATGATGCAAGTGCAACTCAACAACATATGTAACAAaggtcatttttagacatttcaatgcATAAATCTTAGATATCATATTTTTAACTTATCAGGGGAAACACATTATGAATTCACGTGTTGTGCTCTTCtgcaacatgaacacacaagaAACAACTAactaagaaaaacattttcaacccGTCCAGATTCAGTTTATTTATGAGCCCTTTGCACTTCTGGACATTACCTACTGGAATGTTTAATGAGCACATATACCCAACGCAATAAAACCCAACTGGCCTTTGTGGAGCAAAACCAACCTATTACCTGTGATGAAATGTAGGGAGCCGTATAAGCCGCCACAACCTGGGAGGCTTTATGGAAATCTGGCTGGAGGTGATGTAAAACTTTATGTGTTATTGTGGGTCAGCCAAGTAGTTCTGTAAGCCCTGGGAACATATAGCACGGCGCGGGAGATTGAGCCTATTTCTTTAGCGCCAAAGATGAATTACTGTATGCGCTTTTCAAATGTTATGGACACGACAGaatctgtctgtatgtgtgtgtttgcgcatgtgtgtgttctcatttTCTTTGATCATCACACCAGCCAGCTGCACACGAATGCATCTCTGCAGCCTCTTATCTCTCCCTGTTtccctgcagctgtttgtgtacaCACAGTAAGACTCGAGCAAGCATGTAACAGAAGACAGGGTTCTTTCACGTTTCAGATTCAAAAGATGTCTGTAATAATAACCGTGACATGGATATAGATGTGTAAATGTATAACATCAATAACAACATGGCCGCATTAATGTTAAACATTTATGAGATTGGGACTTTTATGTTTCATGGACTGAACATTTTGAGTGAAAGcccgtctccctccctcctcagccCCGAGGTATCGCCACCTGACCTCCCTTCACACATTCCTCACTTCACCCCTCCATCTGCTCCCCTCTGAACTCGCTgcctctccctccgtctccgTCTGATCAAAGTCACCTTCCTGCCTCCCTCTGGACTCACTCTCTTACCCTTCACTCCCACTCGACGCTCCGGGGTGGACTAGCACCTGTGGCAAAGTCGTTTCGCCCTTCTTACTCATTGCCTCGCCTTTCTTTCTTCTGAGCACACACCTTACCAcctctgcctgtgctgctttacTGTGACATTACAAGCagaaaaagcagtaaagttGTTAAATAAAGACATGTCAGCACCACGCAGCTCCGATATTAATCACATTCTCTCTCACCTCTTCACTCACAGCAGTGGTGGCATGTCAGACATGCTAGCACGCCGTGAGTTATGGCTAAAACATATGGCCAAGTGAAATAAAGCAGACTGCTACCTGGAGCGCAGTCAGCATTTATAATGATATATGTGCCTGGATTTACATAGTGTACCAGCGTGACAGCCATGTGTGAGCGCGTGACGTCAAGGTTATGATGAATGAGCTGCTGCTTTTGGAtctttgtcatttaaatgattatttgcTTGGAAACAAAAGCACTGTGTTAataattacaacaacaaaaaaaaactgtcaaactacAAGCCAAACTCGTCAGTGAGGTCCCAGTCTGCAGCTGGATCTCTGGCTCACGacaaacatccacacacacgcacatttgTGCAACCCTGTAACCATGACAACCCACATGTGGGCACCAAACAAACGCTTCTACAGAGGCCAGcataaagtaaaagaaaatgcaggCTTATACACACTCACGCACAAGCAGAAAACACcccacacataaaaacacacattcctgGAGAAAAGGCAGCCAGCTAGAGTTCAGCTGTGTGCCCACTTATAACACCCACAGGTTCaaatgagaggagggagacgaTTCCCTTCACACTACAGCGAGATATCCAGCTTGAAGACAAAATATACTTGAGACaaaatttcattatttttctttctgtttgttttcatcttaaTAAAGGTGTAACTTGTAAAATATgtccagaatttgaaggtagcagagtaaccaacaactgctgctgctcagttagctgtggagccagtGGTCCTTGAGTTGTGGTGAGCTGGAGACTGGTGTTCGGTGCTCACCTCAACCTGGTTTGACTGGGACTGAGACtgacagatgccagtttgaagacaggggatacagtacggCGGTGTACggttgttatttttctgtttggtgaGGAAAAGAGATGTaagaatgttttctttcttgacattttgtgagttcaTCTTGTTCATTTATTATACTAAACGCTAACAGAAAATAGCCACTGGCATGTATCTCTTGGCTAAAACTCACCTcttgtggtacaaagtggtattaggagacaggtCAGGCTAATGGGTTAACAAAGACgtctttgaatgttttatacttaaattctggccatatctttaagttgcttttttaaatcaaaacctCAAAAGCAGCTGTGAAGCAGCCTCAAACGTGTGAATCAGGTATCAATTTATACAACTAGACAAGTTATCTCGTTCCACTTTCTCCAGTGGggggatttgctgcttttctttggcCTATATGATAGTAAACTGAGTATTTGGGTTTTTGGACTGAAGATACAACAAGACGCTGAATATGTTACATCAGGCTCTGGGAAATCGTGTATAATATAATACAGATTTTATAGGTTAAAAAACATATTATAGATCAATTGCTAACAAAAATAATCATCCGTtgcaaaaagaataaaaagagtTCAAATCCATAAATctctaaaataaacacaaccaaCAAGAAGCATTGTAAAGGTCAGTGACTTCTACAGGGCTGCAGAGTGGGAGAAGTATTGgaaatggaataaaatgaaAGGAGAGTTAAAAATAGGTGAGAGGGGATGTGACTCAGCAGGGGGAAGGCGATGCGAGATGTTTGGAGAAATCATTCGACCTGTGGTAAATTATACGTGAGATGGCTTTTCTGACTTGAGCCGGAAGGTCATCCACCACGAGGACGCCGAGAGAACTCTGAGAGAGGACGGTCACGTTTGATTTTTTGGTgagaacaaaagaaagagaaggagaggcgaGGAGTTGGAGGTGcatgagagggatgagggagACCAAGTGGAAAATGCGAGAGAGCAGAGATGAAGTGAAGAGGGTGATGGAGCAAGAGCAATGCAGGAAAAGTGGAAGAGGCAGATGAGaagggtggagagaggagacCCAGACCGATGTCTGATTCCTGCTCGGGTGGCAGAAAGGCTTTttgatgaagagggagaggttacacacacatacagcacacacacacacagaaacatgcacGCAATCCTCTTGCACATGATGATTTAGAAATAGCTCCTTCATTTAAAGCTGAGGTTTTGTAATAGGTTCGGTATTAGTGGAAGTgtgaggacaaaaaaaaattcacacacCATGTTTTCTTGGCTTCATGTGTctcaaaacaagcacatttctAGCGTAGAGGTGTTAGAAACTGTTTTGTACTACATAGTGAAGCTACATTATTTATACTACACTGATTGAGGCAGGGAAAATGATTTCATACATCATACAGCCAGCGAGTATATGAAGACATACAGCACGATTCCCCCTGTAAACCAGACGTCAGCCCTCAGCCCCGGCTGACACATTGACTCTCTTTGGGGCTTGCACTTGGCCGCCGTTCGCTCTCTCCACCTTCACCCTTCACAAGCACCTGGGGCAGACGTGAGCCGTGTGCGAGGAATACCAAGGAatcagccccccccccccccccccggttCTGTGGAAAATGTCATAGCTCTCTGCATCAGAGGTGATATATTTGGAAAGGTGTGGGCAGCTCGCTCATGCATCTGTGTATTGGAAAATAACTCCACGCAGGCAGACTGTTTCCATGAAATAAACTCCTCCACTTGCAGCGTGATAAAGTGAACGATTGGggttttgattttctttttctttttacaaaaagGCAGGATGGTACAGTTGCGATGACAACAGAGGCGACAGACAGTACTCACATCTGTGAATCGAGGCAGCAGGTGGAAGGGGAGGAGGGGCTTGGCGTCTGGGGAGGCCTGGGTCCTGCCCAGCGTGGGACGAGCCAGCGGCGGCAGAACGCTGTGACACACATTACCTAAGAGACAGCACGGCAGGGATGAGACAGGTAGACAGATGGAGGAATGACTCAATAAGGAATGAGGTGATCGCTCGTAGAAATAAtacggtgatgatgatgatgacgatgaaaGCTATTACACCAGAGAGATGAAGACATCCTGTGCTCAAAGGTTTTTGCGCTCAGGATCTTGTCACATTGTATTGTTGGTTTAAGATTGTCAGAACAAAGTGTTGGGATGCACTTCCTTCAGCTCGTTCCTCTTTTCCTACCTCGCTGTGGAGGCTTGTtatcatttgtctgttttaagccGTATCAGGAGCTAACCCAGGCACATATACATTACTACTGTTcaagggacactatgtagttttggagaagaaattcaaactcagaatttttaacatttacaatattaatgagattaatgaaatattgattttttccttgactgaataaacaagctgttctcagaggaaaataaggtccccagaacactgttggaagctggagaggtggcagggtccgccaaatataaacaaagtaaaacagtatgaaactgtgttgtcccttaaggtcagtttgtttattcagtttagtcagtcatgaaaacaaagagagtttgtttatttagtttgtttaggcataaaaaaatcagtcaatgaagatctttgtcttctgattaaaatttcttcccgAGAACTACATTGTGCATCCTTAAGTGCCGGTGTTCGTGAAATTTGTACACACAAGTGGAAGGTGAGTGCATATATTTACGCAATACTGCAGTTCTGAGGTACTTGAATGTTTCCATTCATTCACTACacttttataaaatatgatacatTATTACAGATTTAAAAGCTGCTTGCACAT is drawn from Pagrus major chromosome 3, Pma_NU_1.0 and contains these coding sequences:
- the LOC140993878 gene encoding zinc finger protein 385D-like, coding for MYFGNVCHSVLPPLARPTLGRTQASPDAKPLLPFHLLPRFTDMDHVHKALIGPAFGLTSQLKRKASSCSVCRLRFNSDAQASSHYSGTKHAKRLKALDAPDSKIRTSEPVAKETASQILSSPCSQPSSSDTASGEPSAPNPTSEAAPSGSGLSETVTAPSDPSLLPDPRTPDTDTQRDGEAEVAPEGETEEEKAIRLLYCSLCKVAVNSASQLQAHNSGTKHKTMLEARSGDGAIKSFPRTGVKAKLAPPSEASTGLQYKTFHCEICDVHVNSETQLKQHISSRRHKDRAAGKPAKPKFCPYTPTQRHQSFQAIRLALQKNQDLNKPLASCLLQRQLSVAAAMASLPSFPLRPASTSSPALFQSQPLPPQALLHPAPGPICSAHTPVLFSPY